The Eubacterium ventriosum genome includes the window AAGAATTTGAAAAAATCAGCAAAAAGCAGCTGCACAAAAAGAAAATTAAATCATTGAGCTTTAAATTAAAAGTATATAGAACAGCAACAGCTCTTGGAGTACTTTTGTTAATTTTCAACGTCTCAGTTGTATCAGTGCCGGCAATGAAAGAGAAAACCTTGGAATTTTTTATGAAAACATATAATGACCATACTGACATTGGAAAATATCCGGGAGAAAAAGTAGAAGATGTTAAAAATGTATCAGATGACAGGTTTACAATAAAGTTAAGCAAGGAATATGAAATCACATATCTGCCGAAAGGGTTTAAGATGACAAATATGAATAAGGATGAAGCAGGATGGAGTGCTGATTATTATAAAGACGCAGATATGATATCTTTCAAACAAAAATCAATTGAAGGAGGAGATATAGGAATAGATACCGAAAATACACAAAAATCATATGTAGATATTAACGGACATAAAGCGTTAGTGAATGAAAAGAAAAATGATAAAGTAATATCTATAGTGTGGAGGCAGGATGAAAGTGTTATAAGTATTATTTGCATTAACGTTAATAAAGATGAAGTTATAAAAATTGCTAATAGTGTTAAAAGTGTAGATTAAAGCATAGAAATGACTCTTCGGATAAGTTAAAAAATCCGAGGAGTTTTTTATTAAAAAAATTTTTTGAAAAAATTTAAAATAAATTGTCACTTTTTTCATTCTGGTTCGTTGTATTTAATAAGAAAGCTAAATTGGTGACGAAAACAGTGAAAATAGGAGGTGCGAAATGAAAAAGAAATTATTTACCATAATATTAGCATTTGATTTTAAATTGTACGAATAATTTTTAAAATCATGCAATAAAATTGGAAAATTATTCGTACAATTATTAAAGAATGGAGGTGCAAAAAATGAAAGGAAATATTAAAAGAATAGGATTGGTGTTACTTACTTTACTTACATTATCATTAGGTACGCTTGTAGTTAATGCAGAAACAAAAGATAGTGATTTTGTAATTGAGAATGGTGTCTTAAAGCAGTACAAAGGTAATGATGATACTGTTTACATACCGGAGGGAGTAACAAAAATTACTTCAGATGCATTTAAAAGAGAATATAGTGACTATGAAAAATGGGGTATGTACAGTGGAGATATGACTGAAAGAGATAACAGTTTTATGCTTAAAGATAAATTCTATGCAAGAAAAATAGTTCTATCATCAACTGTAAAAGAAATAGAAAGTTTTGCTATTCCTCGGAATACAGAAGAGTTGGTTTTGAACGAAGGACTGGAAATTCTTGATGATGCAGCTTTATACAATGTATCAGCCACTACATTAGAGATACCGTCTACATTAAAAAAGATAGGTAATGATGCGTTTTCACTTACTGTAAAAAAGATAACAGGAAATTGTAAAGAAGTAGAATTAGCAGACAGAGCTTTTAGTTATACAAAGAATTTGAGAGTTTTAGAACTTGCGGGAGTTAAAAATATACCAAGGGGATTATTTAGTGAATGCAGGAAAATAACAATGATGTCATTAACAGGAAACTATGCAGAAATAAAAGCAACTGACTTAAGAAAACTTAAAAATTTAAGAGCTGTAAATACATCAAAAGCAATTCAGGGAAATTTGAAAGAGTATTGTAAGAAATTAAAAAATAATAAAATAACCGTGTCATCTGAAATGAAGAAATTTGGAAAGTTTCTTATCGAAAATAAAAAACTCATTGAGTACACAGGAAATAGTGAAGTTGTTAAAATTCCAAAAGGAGTTAAAGTTATAGATGATATAGTTTTTCGTGGTGAAAATAAAATTAGAAAAATCGTAATGCCTAATACTGTAAGAACAATTGGAAAAGAAGCTTTCGATTCATGTGAAAGACTTATTGAGATTAAATTTTCTAAGAAACTTACAAAGATTGGAGACTATGCATTTAGTAATTGTACAAGGATGAAAAAGTATAATCTTCCAAAAACAGTAAAGAGTATAGGTAAATGTGCATTTAGATGGAACTACAGCTTAAAAACTGTTAATGTACCTAAAAAGGTTAAAACTATACAGTTTGCAACATTTGAAAATTGCGTAAATTTAAAGAAAGTTAATATGAAATCTGTAACTAGTATCGAAAGAAGAGCTTTTTGCGGAGATAAAAAATTGAAAAAAGTAAAGCTTAATAAAAAGGTAAAGGTCGGAAAGAAAGCTTTTCTTTTCACAAAAGTAAAGGGACAGAAAACAATTTAAAATAAAAATAGGGTATGTTTAAAAGGGCTCTTTGCCAAGAGTGGGGGTAAAAAGATTTTTAAAAATCACCTTAAATGAATCTCGAAGTTCTGTTTTTTACAATCAACCCATAAGTTAGTCCTGCAATGATATAATAGGAATGTATCCTCCTGAGATTGGAGGAAAAATGCCTGAGAAAAGAAAAAAAGGACAACACTTAACCTGGGAAAACAGACAGGAGATTCAATTAGGATTAAAAAATCATTTAAGCTTTGCAGCAATTGCCGACGTTATTGGTTGTTCACCGGACACCATATCCAAAGAAATAAGAAAGCATAGGTATTTTAAAGAGAGAACAAAAACAGCAGGAAATTACAACAGAGTAAATGACTGTAAATATAAAGACACGTGTAAAAAAAGAAACCTGTGTAACAAGAAAAAAGGATATCATTGTAGAATCCAATGTAAGAAATGCTACAAATGTATGACCCTATGTGATGCATATAAACCATATGTTTGTCCAATAGAACACAAGGCACCATATGTTTGCAATGCATGTGATAAATCTGCCACATGCAGATATGACAAATATCTGTATAATGCTAATTGTGCACATCACGAGTATCTTGAAACATTAAAAAGTTCAAGAGAAGGAATAGACATGACAAAGGCAGAACTGATAGAACTGGATGAACTAATAAGTCCGTTAATAAAAAAAGGACAGCCAATAGCACATACATATGAGAATCATAAAGAAGAAATTCCATGTAGCATGAGAACGGTATATGAATATATTGATAAATGTTATTTATCGGCAAGAAACATAGACATGCACAGAACTGTAAGATATAAGAAAAGGACAAAACATGAGGAAACACCAAAGGTCAGTCCAAGGAAGAAAATAGGTCATAGACATAATGATTTTTTGAAATATATTGAAGATCATCCAGGAATAAGAATAGTCCAGATGGACACAGTGGAAGGTATAAAAGGCGGAAAACTACTACAGACATTTCTGTGGCCGGAGAACAATCTGATGTTGGCATTTCTAATAGACAGTAAGGAAATGTCAAACACAGTAAGAGTGATTGACTACATCGAAGAAACAATAGGAATAGAAGAATTTAAGGAATTGTTTCCGGTTATTCTAACGGATAATGGTAGTGAGTTTGCAGATCCTGAAAAGTTCGAAAAAGGAATAAACGGAGAAAAAAGAACAAGATTATACTATTGTGAGGCAAGACATTCAGAACAAAAAGGTGAACTGGAAAAGAATCATGAATACATAAGATATGTATTGCCAAAGAAAACATCATTTGATGAACTTACACAGGAAAAGGTTCAGTTAATGATAAATCATATCAATAACACATCAAGACCAAAATTTAATGGTGAGACACCAATAAATAAGGCCTTGAAGTCATTTGATAAAAATGCAATGGAAAAGCTTGGGCTGGAAATCATCCTGCCGGATGAGGTCCACCTGAAGCCTGATCTATTGAAGTAAAAAACAGGCAGGAGGATACGAAAAGGATAACCGAATCCACAGGCATCCAGAAGTTACTCTTGCACCATGATTTCCGGGAGCCTGATTAGTATGCTCAAAAATCCATTGATTTAACTTAATTATAGAGTTGAGAATGAGAAAAAACAACAGTTAAATAGGAAAAAAATGGCGAAGCCAGAAGTTAGTTCTGCAAAAAGAAAACAGAAAAAGCAAACCAGAAGTTAGTTTTGCATTCAAGTATTTTTAAAAATCATGCAATAAAATTGGAAAATTATTCGTACAATTATTAAAGAATGGAGGTGCAAAAAATGAAAGGAAATATTAAAAGAATAGGATTGGTGTTGCTTACTTTACTTACATTATCATTAGGTACGCTTGTAGTTAATGCAGAAACAAAAGATAGTGATTTCGTAATTGAGAATGGTGTCTTAAAGCAGTACAAAGGTAATGATGATACTGTTTACATACCTGAAGGAGTAACAAAGATTGCTACATATGCATTTAAAAATAATGAAATTTACAATGATAAAAGTACATATGCATTTGAAGATGATAATTATATTTTGCTTACTGATAAATTTTGTGCAAGAAAGATTGTTCTATCATCAACGGTGAAGGAGTTAGAAAGTTATGCAATCCCCACAAGAACAAAGGAATTAGTTTTAAATGAAGGACTTGAGATTCTTGATGATAGTGCATTACTAGATTCATCAATCACGGTTTTAAAACTACCATCCACTTTAAAAAAGATAGGTGATGATGCGTTTTCACTTTATGTAAAAAAGATAACGGGGAATTGCAAGGAAGTAGAAGTGACAGACAAAACATTTATATCTGCTGGTGATTTGAGAGTTTTAGAACTTGCGGGAGTTAAAAATATACCAAAGGGATTATTTAGTGAATGCAGGAAAATTACAAGGATGTCATTAACAGGAAGCTATGCAGAAATAAAAACAACTGACTTAAGAAAACTTAAAAAATTAAGAGCTATAAATACATCAAAAGCAATTCAGGGGAATTTGAAAGAATATTGTAAGAACTTAAAAAATAATAAAATAACTGTGTCGTCTGAAATGAAAAAATTTGGAGATTTTTTTATTGAAAATAAAAAATTAGTTGAATATACAGGAAACAGCGAAATTGTTAAAATTCCAAATGGTGTCAAAGTCATAGGTGAAGGGGCTTTTGCAGGAGAAACAAACATTAAGAAGATTGTTATGCCTAATACTGTACGAAAAATTGAAACAGGAGCTTTTGCAGCTTGTGACATGTTGAAGAGTGTTAAGTTTTCAAAGAAGTTAATAAGTATAGGAGATGAAGCGTTTTGCTGGAATACAATGATGGAAAAATATAATCTTCCAAAATCATTAAAGAATATTGGAAAGAAAGCCTTCAGAAAAAATTATAGTTTAAAAACTGTTAATGTACCTAAAAAGGTTAAAACTATACAGTTTGCAACATTTGAAAATTGCGTAAATTTAAAGAAAGTTAATATGAAATCTGTAACTAGTATCGAAAGAAGAGCTTTTTGCGGAGATAAAAAATTGAAAAAAGTAAAGCTTAATAAAAAGGTAAAGGTCGGAAAGAAAGCTTTTCTTTTCACAAAAGTAAAGGGACAGAAAACAACTTAAAATAAAAATAGGATACGAAGGAGGTATTGCTTATGAAAAACATTTTTAAAAGTTTGTGCTTTGGATTGCTGTTAGCATTTACTGTTATTTCAGTGAATCCGGTTAAAGATGTAAATGCTGCAACAAAAACAAAGGTTACTTACAAATTAGACAAAGGTACACTTACAGTTTCAGGAAAAGGTGAAATGCCAAAGAAAATGACTTTTAAAGAAAACAAAAAAATTAAAAAGGTTGTTATAAAAAATGGCATTACATCAATTCCAAAGTATGCTTTTTCAGATTGTAAAAAATTGAAGAAAGTTGTAATTGGAAAAGACGTAAAGAAAATTGGAAAATATGCGTTTAGTCATACGAAAGTAACTAGCGTAAATATACCGAATAAAGTGAAGAAAATTGAAACGGGAACTTTTGCTTACTGTAAGAAACTTAAAAAAGTGAACATAGGAAAAAAGGTTAATGAAATAAAAGGTTTTGCATTTTGGAATTGCAATAATATCAAGAAAATAGAAATTCCAAATAGTGTTAAAGTTATTGAAAAACAGGCATTTTATAAATGCAAAAAACTTGAAAAGGTAAAACTTGGTAATAATGTTCAAACTATAGGAAATTCTGCTTTTCAAACAACAAATATTAAGAATGTTAAAATTCCAAACAGTGTAAAAGCAATGGGAGTGGCAGCATTTGATAGCGATAAAACAAAAATCAATGTGGAAATTCCGGGAAATATTACTGTAGACAAAGCACATTGGATTTCAGTTTGCAATGCAGGAAAAATAACATTTACAACAGATTTGAATATTGAATTAATTCAACATTTGGAAGCTGAAGATTTTGAAGTCTCAAAGAATGATCCGAATTACACGTCAATAGATGGAAACATTTATACAAAAGACGGTAAAACACTTGTAAGGGTAGCTACATTAAAGAAGAACGTTAGAATTGTTGACGGATGTGAAAATATTTGTACATCAGCATTTCTTTACACACCTTTAGGTTTGAATTGGGAAGCAAAGTTAAGAAAGCATATTGATAATCTTTTTATTCCAAAGACAGTTAAAAATATAGATGAAAAAAGCTATATAACATACGAAAGTGAACCTGAAAAGATTACTTCTGAAGAAAGAGCGAAAGTACAAAAAGGAGCAGTGACAATTAATAACATTCAGATTGAAAACAAAAATTTTGATGTCAATATTTTATCTAAACTATTGGATAAAGTTACATGTAACAAAGATGAAGTTTTAAAACAGCTGACAGCTAAATAATAGAATAAACTTAAAATAAAAATAGGGTATGTTTAAAAGGGCTCTTTGTCAAGAGTGGGGTAAAAAGATTTTTGACACAGTTGTGAACCATTGTTCACAACTGTGTTTTCTCTTTTAAGCGTGAATAAAACATTGACTGAAAAAGGGAAAAGCCAATCTATGTTTTAAACACACCATTACGTGCAGTAACGGAAAGTTTTATCAGTTAATATTCTGGCAAAAATTAATCCTAATGGAAGAGCCATAATAATCATAATAGCTAATGAGAACCATGAGACAGCTTCCGTAAGTGACATAATGCCAAAATTGTAAATTGCTCTGTATAAATAAAGTCCCGGAACCATAATTACAATGGAAGGAACGGTAAGGGATATTCGTGGATATCCATTATTGCTTTTTATGAAAGAAGCAAGAAGCCCGGCTGTTAGGGCACCAATAAAAGCTGCCACAGAGTAAGGCATGTGTGTAAAATCTATAAGTTCTAAACGGAGTGTGTTTGCAACTGCACCAATACAGGCGGCTGTTGTAGCCATTGGTATAGAACTGTTAAACATAATTGAGAAACCAAATACACCACAAAAACTTGTTATTATTCTTAATACTAATAGTAAAATTTTACTCATGTGTATTGTTGTGAAATCCTGTGGTTGTAGCTTTAACAGAAGTGCCATAATCCAGGCAAACATTGTTGCTACTAATATAATTATTATTGAGTATGTTAATCGTTCAAGACCTGAACGTAAATCTAGCTTAGCAAGGTCAATACCGCTTGTTATAAATGGAAAGCCGGGAATTATAAATAACATGGAGCATATATATCCGGCTTCATGTACATGGGCAATACCAAGCACAGACTCAGCAACATTAAAACAAATGGCATAAACCAAACATGCGATTGAAATCGATGCTGCTATGTTTAAAAATAATGTAAAATGATGTTTTATAAGCTTTGTACGGACAATATTTCCAACACCGGCTGCAATAAACGCAAAAAGCATTTCAATTGGCCCGCCTCCAAGAAGAAATGTAAAACCACAACAGGCAAAAGCTGCAGCAAGACCTAATTTAACAGGAGAATACAATGTATGAATTTTCTCTATTTCATCAAGTCGTTTGTGAATTTCTTCACCGGTCAAATGGGCGTCTTCCTTTGGAAAGTTGTCAACAAATTGTTCCATTCTGTAAAGCTTTGAAGTATTAACCCCTGTGTTAGCTATACTAAGAGACTGTGAAACACAGTCTTTTCCATCAAAACAGTTAAATTCAATGGACATAAGTCCAACATCAACTGTACATGTAACATGAAGTTCCTTTGAAAGTTTGTTCATTGAAGTTCTTACACGCCATGCACCTGTGCCACAGGAAAGCATAATTAAACCAACTCTGCCAATAACAGATGCTTTTTCAATCAAACCTGACTCTTTAATTAATGTATTACTGTCATCACCGGTATAATCATGCCATGGAATTTCCATATGGTTTTTTTCCATAATATCAATGTAATTATTTGTTGGCATATATAATCGCCTCTGCTTTCGCTACATGTTTTTCTAAATGTTTTAAAAAGATGGAATTTGGAAGAAATATTCCAATTTCATCATATCTTTTATTATTTTCCACAAGTGAGTCCTGACCATAAAAAACAAATGCCATAGGGAGATTCTTTTCAAGTTCAATCATTAAGTCCCAAACTGCTGAATAGGCTTCGGCTTCAGTTTTGTTAGCCGTTACAGTGTCAGGCAATTCTCTAATAATTAATATACCTGTATTTTTTTCAAGAATCTGCTGCTTCATTTCCATATTGTCTGAAGTGTATTTATGATTATAGCTATATGCTTTTGCAAGATATATTTTTTTATTGTTATTTAATTCTTTATATATTTCATGAAAATGATTGTAGTCTTTTTCGTGAACTTTTGATTTATACTTTGGAAGTAATAATCCATTATCGTCGGTCATAATTACAGGATTTTCTATTCCGTCAGCATTAAATCTATATGGAATCAGATATGAATTTCTAAGTAAATCAAATATAGTATTTTCACAAATAGCCATCAAAAAGGCTGATAAATCTCTATTGTGATAAGCATTGAATAATGCCTGTGAGAATTCTAATGGAGATAAATAGCTATTGATTTCATCATCGCAAAAAAGATAATTGCAAAATGTTTCCTGAAGTTTTTCGCATGCCCAGGAATCATCAAGAATTTTCTGAAATAACACTTCTGTTTTTTCTTCTCTTGGAAAAATTGTTCCTTCTCTCATACAACTCACACCCTTTCTTGAAAATTTCATTCGGCTAGATTATACTATGATTATAGAAATAAGTAAAAATCATAATTGATATGATAGCAATAAGAAATTAATATACCAAGGAGAATGCCATGAATGTAAATTTAGATTATTATAAAATTTTTTATTATGTTGCTAAATATGAGAATTTTACAAGAGCAGCTCAGGTATTAGGTAACAGTCAGCCTAATGTTACAAGAGCAATGAATTGTTTGGAACAACAGATTAACAGTACTTTATTTGTTAGAACGAACAGAGGTGTGCAGCTTACACAGGAAGGAAAGCGTTTATATGAACATGTGTCAATTGCTATGGCACAACTTTTAGAGGCAGAGGAAGAACTGGCTGACGATGAAGGAATTTTTCAGGGAAGTATTTCTATTGGAGCAAGCGAAACTGCCTTAAATATATTTTTATTAGATATTCTAAAATCCTTTCACAAAATGTATCCAAAAGTAAGACTAAAAATATATAACCATTCAACGCCACAGGCAATTGAGGCTGTGAAAAGTGGCAAGATAGATTTTGCAGTTGTATCAACACCTGTAAAGGTTAAGTCGCCTTTAGAAAAAACAATCTTATGTTCATTTAAGGAAATATTAATAGGAGGAACTGATTTTGAGCATATAAAAGATGACAATATTTCTTTAAAAAATCTTAAAGACTATCCATTAATTAGTTTGGGGCAGGAAACTACTACATACGATTTTTATAATAAGATATTTTTAAAATATGGTATTGAACTTAATCCTGACACTGAGGTGGCAACTACAGACCAGATTATTCCTTTGGTAAAGTCAGATTTAGGAATGGCATTTGTTCCTGAACCTATGGCAAGAGAAAGTATTGAGAAAAACGAAATTGTTGAGA containing:
- a CDS encoding DUF4367 domain-containing protein gives rise to the protein MKKRQINDEMMDSVLKTMLSEYQEEEGRKILKETEELNKSDEYAPTKQQIKEFEKISKKQLHKKKIKSLSFKLKVYRTATALGVLLLIFNVSVVSVPAMKEKTLEFFMKTYNDHTDIGKYPGEKVEDVKNVSDDRFTIKLSKEYEITYLPKGFKMTNMNKDEAGWSADYYKDADMISFKQKSIEGGDIGIDTENTQKSYVDINGHKALVNEKKNDKVISIVWRQDESVISIICINVNKDEVIKIANSVKSVD
- a CDS encoding leucine-rich repeat domain-containing protein, whose protein sequence is MKGNIKRIGLVLLTLLTLSLGTLVVNAETKDSDFVIENGVLKQYKGNDDTVYIPEGVTKITSDAFKREYSDYEKWGMYSGDMTERDNSFMLKDKFYARKIVLSSTVKEIESFAIPRNTEELVLNEGLEILDDAALYNVSATTLEIPSTLKKIGNDAFSLTVKKITGNCKEVELADRAFSYTKNLRVLELAGVKNIPRGLFSECRKITMMSLTGNYAEIKATDLRKLKNLRAVNTSKAIQGNLKEYCKKLKNNKITVSSEMKKFGKFLIENKKLIEYTGNSEVVKIPKGVKVIDDIVFRGENKIRKIVMPNTVRTIGKEAFDSCERLIEIKFSKKLTKIGDYAFSNCTRMKKYNLPKTVKSIGKCAFRWNYSLKTVNVPKKVKTIQFATFENCVNLKKVNMKSVTSIERRAFCGDKKLKKVKLNKKVKVGKKAFLFTKVKGQKTI
- a CDS encoding IS30 family transposase, with product MPEKRKKGQHLTWENRQEIQLGLKNHLSFAAIADVIGCSPDTISKEIRKHRYFKERTKTAGNYNRVNDCKYKDTCKKRNLCNKKKGYHCRIQCKKCYKCMTLCDAYKPYVCPIEHKAPYVCNACDKSATCRYDKYLYNANCAHHEYLETLKSSREGIDMTKAELIELDELISPLIKKGQPIAHTYENHKEEIPCSMRTVYEYIDKCYLSARNIDMHRTVRYKKRTKHEETPKVSPRKKIGHRHNDFLKYIEDHPGIRIVQMDTVEGIKGGKLLQTFLWPENNLMLAFLIDSKEMSNTVRVIDYIEETIGIEEFKELFPVILTDNGSEFADPEKFEKGINGEKRTRLYYCEARHSEQKGELEKNHEYIRYVLPKKTSFDELTQEKVQLMINHINNTSRPKFNGETPINKALKSFDKNAMEKLGLEIILPDEVHLKPDLLK
- a CDS encoding leucine-rich repeat domain-containing protein, which gives rise to MKGNIKRIGLVLLTLLTLSLGTLVVNAETKDSDFVIENGVLKQYKGNDDTVYIPEGVTKIATYAFKNNEIYNDKSTYAFEDDNYILLTDKFCARKIVLSSTVKELESYAIPTRTKELVLNEGLEILDDSALLDSSITVLKLPSTLKKIGDDAFSLYVKKITGNCKEVEVTDKTFISAGDLRVLELAGVKNIPKGLFSECRKITRMSLTGSYAEIKTTDLRKLKKLRAINTSKAIQGNLKEYCKNLKNNKITVSSEMKKFGDFFIENKKLVEYTGNSEIVKIPNGVKVIGEGAFAGETNIKKIVMPNTVRKIETGAFAACDMLKSVKFSKKLISIGDEAFCWNTMMEKYNLPKSLKNIGKKAFRKNYSLKTVNVPKKVKTIQFATFENCVNLKKVNMKSVTSIERRAFCGDKKLKKVKLNKKVKVGKKAFLFTKVKGQKTT
- a CDS encoding leucine-rich repeat domain-containing protein — its product is MKNIFKSLCFGLLLAFTVISVNPVKDVNAATKTKVTYKLDKGTLTVSGKGEMPKKMTFKENKKIKKVVIKNGITSIPKYAFSDCKKLKKVVIGKDVKKIGKYAFSHTKVTSVNIPNKVKKIETGTFAYCKKLKKVNIGKKVNEIKGFAFWNCNNIKKIEIPNSVKVIEKQAFYKCKKLEKVKLGNNVQTIGNSAFQTTNIKNVKIPNSVKAMGVAAFDSDKTKINVEIPGNITVDKAHWISVCNAGKITFTTDLNIELIQHLEAEDFEVSKNDPNYTSIDGNIYTKDGKTLVRVATLKKNVRIVDGCENICTSAFLYTPLGLNWEAKLRKHIDNLFIPKTVKNIDEKSYITYESEPEKITSEERAKVQKGAVTINNIQIENKNFDVNILSKLLDKVTCNKDEVLKQLTAK
- a CDS encoding threonine/serine ThrE exporter family protein, yielding MPTNNYIDIMEKNHMEIPWHDYTGDDSNTLIKESGLIEKASVIGRVGLIMLSCGTGAWRVRTSMNKLSKELHVTCTVDVGLMSIEFNCFDGKDCVSQSLSIANTGVNTSKLYRMEQFVDNFPKEDAHLTGEEIHKRLDEIEKIHTLYSPVKLGLAAAFACCGFTFLLGGGPIEMLFAFIAAGVGNIVRTKLIKHHFTLFLNIAASISIACLVYAICFNVAESVLGIAHVHEAGYICSMLFIIPGFPFITSGIDLAKLDLRSGLERLTYSIIIILVATMFAWIMALLLKLQPQDFTTIHMSKILLLVLRIITSFCGVFGFSIMFNSSIPMATTAACIGAVANTLRLELIDFTHMPYSVAAFIGALTAGLLASFIKSNNGYPRISLTVPSIVIMVPGLYLYRAIYNFGIMSLTEAVSWFSLAIMIIMALPLGLIFARILTDKTFRYCT
- a CDS encoding DUF4866 domain-containing protein, whose amino-acid sequence is MREGTIFPREEKTEVLFQKILDDSWACEKLQETFCNYLFCDDEINSYLSPLEFSQALFNAYHNRDLSAFLMAICENTIFDLLRNSYLIPYRFNADGIENPVIMTDDNGLLLPKYKSKVHEKDYNHFHEIYKELNNNKKIYLAKAYSYNHKYTSDNMEMKQQILEKNTGILIIRELPDTVTANKTEAEAYSAVWDLMIELEKNLPMAFVFYGQDSLVENNKRYDEIGIFLPNSIFLKHLEKHVAKAEAIIYANK
- a CDS encoding LysR family transcriptional regulator, with the protein product MNVNLDYYKIFYYVAKYENFTRAAQVLGNSQPNVTRAMNCLEQQINSTLFVRTNRGVQLTQEGKRLYEHVSIAMAQLLEAEEELADDEGIFQGSISIGASETALNIFLLDILKSFHKMYPKVRLKIYNHSTPQAIEAVKSGKIDFAVVSTPVKVKSPLEKTILCSFKEILIGGTDFEHIKDDNISLKNLKDYPLISLGQETTTYDFYNKIFLKYGIELNPDTEVATTDQIIPLVKSDLGMAFVPEPMARESIEKNEIVEISLKEKIPNREVCIVHDCQHPLNSAARKLKNEICSC